Genomic window (Lycium barbarum isolate Lr01 chromosome 2, ASM1917538v2, whole genome shotgun sequence):
tctatttccgtctttgtaggtaatttttctagattaaatttgttaactagagtctggactttcttttctaattctaatttttgtgtttttaagtaatcgagattttgttctaatttttcgaaagttttcttttgcttagtttgggatgcttctaccacctctaatattctagtaatgtctttattattttcttgtattttttcactaaaatttatgactaaatctactaatgtgttcaactgtttgtctttactatgtaatatatggtctccgttactgaaattacactttataatactatgatcttttaatgctctatatttcttttctgggtatattcttaagtctaagtattctagattttttaatgtatctatttttctagctttatttattaccctaacggaatctttattttacaaactttcatgtggtactctatactagttgtaagtatttctatatcttctcttataccttGTGATTCCCACattatagcagagattgtctcttcgttaatctgactttgtaaaagtctattgcttattagtgatgataatgtttctgaatttattattctaaatatgcacttaaggctttttctacttgtttatattctcttcttttctctatatctctatataaataccaatgattgaTGGTTATTTGTGTAACAAAGGGTAGTAttctcatacaattaatatggtctaaatcgcttttggttctttgaggtctttctagattttatatatcctaataacttatattctaatcctgatattatatctattaattcttgtagtcttaactggttttctttggcactacttaatttaatatattctgggTATAGGTTATTTAATTCTTGTTTGACTTCTAAATAATGATCTTGCATCTATTAACCTAAAGGCATAAACTTTACTTTTTGTTCTAGCTGTCTAATATAGTCTTCAGTTCTTGGTAAAATGAATTTCCCAAAGGAAATTATTTCGAAAACTTAATACTGTTGTATTATTATTCAGTTCTTCTCTATAAGTTGTGTCTAAATAGTTAATGTGTTCGGTAAGGAACTTTCTTGAGCTTCTAAGGTTTACTAGTCTTTTTTGAGTAATGTAGATCATGCGATAGTGAAAACTTATATGTTTAGCAAAACGGTGTTGTCTCATTAACTCTTGTCTAACAGTAAGTACAGGTGTTTGCTTTCTTGTTCTAGCATAAAAAGGTCTTCTCATATAGAAAAGATACGAGTCTTAGGttccaaaaatcttctcgctctgatacTAAATTTAGAGGGGGTAGTAAATTTTTCAATAAGTTCTTTTAATAAGAAAGGTTCAAAGGACAAAGCAGAAAATTAATGttattttcaaataaatttttaacaatcctactcggtacttcctcactcctatatttcttcttatcatgtagttatatttctaATTAATTTTCTATCTATTTCccaaagttttcattttttttttaatctggactctgtccagtcacgaatcttggtatactgttcatctctttctcttaacctttgttcttaataatagtcttctttaaccacaccccggtaaccATGGCCAACATtgtcctttatcatttggacattaaaacggcctctttAAAACCTAAAAATTTACAGGTCaatccatcgaggttattaagaagttaagagaataaccatatactaagaataacaaattcatgatgacaaggaaattacttaaacataatattcatataatcacaagataatttacataatagagagattagtacagaaaatatagtaaataaacttacatggtttgaagaaggagagaggtttccctttcgggaaCCCCAAAAACTATTTCACACTACGGGTTAGGTATTaaaaacttaatatttttttacaaTAGGAGTTTATATTAGAAAGGGTTTTGACTGGGCAAATGATTAGAGtatttgatgaaagagaaggggaatatggaagtCTTCTAGAGAGAGGTGGTTGGTGCTCTTGTTCGTGATATCTTTGCTTCTCCGCAAATGTTGTTATTTATAGGCGTCTGACAGACTTTAACTCCGGATTTCAAAAtgttgaagaatcttttgagttcagccgagtgctctttgggccccattgtcacgtgaactttttcaaaagaaaactttATTTACTTGTCTGTTAACTGATCTGTCAATTTACTGTGGctgctttattaaagctacttttaATAAAGCTCtctttttctgcaaatgtctTCTAGCCGTTGCTTTTGTTCAACGAATCTTTCAGTCTTTTGTCTTATCATGACTATTTCCTCCACTACTTCTGTCTGATTATttccttcacacacacacacacacacacacacacacacatatatatatatatatatatatatatatatatatgtctaaattatgtagtgcaatagaatcaaaactcattcTCGAATCGTCATCGTTTGGGTCTTGTGAAATCTTGAAATGCACTATTCTGGAAATTTATCATATCTCCTtcttctgaactatggactggtgacatccttagacttggagataattctggactagggttcttgattatatgcttgtcttgttctgcttttatttggaaaaatctttccaaagtctctttaactatactttctatgttgtcatttttttttcttttttgcaagtatgcttttcttggtagAAATAACTCCTTGCATCAGTGTCTTTGGGAGTCTTCGTCTTGtgtggagagatgaacatccctcatcttcactttttagcaaagtgacagccatcaacggatttaatgagtctttaccggctaccgtttgaaccggactagctgtatctttatccgatacagtgaatctatttgcattcattggggaatgcacactatatatatgtatatgtatgaatgcacactatatatatatgggtaaAACCAGGTATATATTTAAAGTTTAACCCATTACAAGTTATATGATTCTTTTTAATATGGTTCTTTCATCTAGGCTGAAGTCATTGACAGACCCTCAAACTTGTCCGTAAAATTCACttagacccccccccccctcccccaactGAGACCCTATCATCTGGACCCTCCAAAATCACCTTTACTGTGCCACTTGGACATAATTTATTGAGGAGGCACGGTGCCTGAATTACACTCGCTCAGAGTGTGTGAAACAACTTCAAAATATATGAGTATATTTTTTTCAGCTTAAAAATATGTGATTGTAAATAAATAATCAAAAACGAAAATAAAAATTAACTAAAAAAGGAAGGTCATCTTCTCTGTCTTCTCCGCTGGCCCACCCACCACCAATCCACCATCCTACCATTGCCGCCACCGTCACCCCTCCCCTATCTTCTATTCATTTACTTTGTTATTTTTGGATTATCATTTATTAAACATACGTTACAAAAAAATTCATCAAAAATGTAGAGGAGCAAGAAAAGAGGAATGGTGGTGGGTTTGTAATGGTGGTAACTTTACCAGATCTTAACTTTTAAATTTTAACTGATTTGATTCTTGATTGGTTGAAAAATGAATTTGAGTGaagaagaaaacaagaaaagaGGAAGGTGACCGGAAAAATATTTTGCAGTTCATATTTTCCGGCGAAAATCCTTGCTAACTGATTATTTTTCCAGTGAAGATATGTAAAGGATTAGTGACGAAAATTGGGTGTTGTTGGTAACATTGATTATTTTTCCGGTGTTAGTGACGAAAAGTAATGGATTAGAGAAGAAAAGAGGAAGGTTTTGTTACTTGTTTAGGGGTGGTGGTAAGCTACAatggtgttggtgttggtgtcgGTGGGATGGAGAGGGCGGCGGAGAGATGGTGGCAGTAGCTGAGAAGATGGAAGAGAGATaatattttctaatttttttggcaaaatcttttttttttttttaagtttttaaaagTTATAATCCACATGTTTCCGTTTTACTGGTTGTTTGGCGTGTGAATTGCACGCAGTATTCATGTTTGGCTGGATATTAATTTTGAAGGGTTTGAAGGGTCTAAGTGGCACAATAAAAGTGGTTTTGAAGGGTTCAGATAGTAGAGGTCTCAATTGAGGGGTCTAAGTGAATTTTACGAACAAGTCCGAGGGTCTGTCGATGGCTTCAGCCTTTCATCTAATTATATTCAACATCCTTCATCTACACTGAGAATAGAATCATTTAAAATAATACCCTTTCGGCACTAAATACAGCATAGCCACAGAGAACTTACAAGTTAGGAAATGAAGAAGAGCCATAGCAATAATATAGAATGGGAAGTCGTCAGGGACTTCTCAATCCCAGCCTTGCAATTAACAAGTAAAATGTATCCCATTCAGATGTTAAGTCAGAGATCACAAAAAATCGCCTCTGCACTCTGGTCATGAGCTCTTCTGATGTAGGGGACAGAAGCGAAATTTAAATCCAATCAAATTGTAATTGACAATCTGGAAATCAGGATTTTTCAATGGAGCTGTTCATGAATTGATCAATTCTTGAACTAAAGGATTTTCTTCTTGGCACAAAGCTTTGTTCTGCAACaagcacacaaaaaaaaaatgaacaattTATCTTTATATACATAAATAACCACTCAACATTCAAAAATTCACAAAGACGGAAAAGATTGaatgaataaaatttataaagaGAGATACTAACCACTTTTTAGATAAGGATGAAACATTATCATACCCGATATTTGCCAAACCAAAAACTATTCCACTAGTACCTTTGGTAACTTTTTACTCTTTTTGCAAGCCTGAATACAAATGGCAAGAAATTGAGTAACCGGACCAACAATTCCTCAGCATGTCAGCGTTCAAACTGAAATGGGAATTTCCATCTTTAAACTCTGTCTGAATCCAACAGTGAAGTGGAAGGTCTGATGCTGAGTGCACTAGACAAAATCAAAGTACCAGGAAAAATTTCTTCTCAATCTACTGGATCTAAAACCAATCTGCATATACATGCTTATCTGTCTCACTACTCCAAGTGATCATAGCCTCTCTGTAATGGTAAACTATTCAATTCCATGCGCAAGAAATCTGAATTATCTCTCATGTATGCAGAAAATCTAGTGCAGCCTGACTCAATACGGGAAACTGGTTTAGAAGCGGATTTCCTTCCATAGTTCCCGGTTCAATGGGTGATCCACAAATTGCCATCGCGTTATACCTATAAAGAAATAACAAAAAAATCAGAAAGATTCAACTTGGCTTTCAATTTGTCCAACCAAAAAACCTTACAAATTTTGCGCTTAACAGGTAAAAGCTGGGAAAATTACTTGGAAGATGCATAGACTATTCCACCTGAAAATAAAGATATCTATCCTAAACTGGAATAGCTtttctcattattattatttgaCAAAGAAGGCTGGAACACTATATTAAAATGCACCAGTTAAACTTAAGGGAACCACAGGAGAAAAAAACAAGTCAGGCAGATAAAAGAAAGCAATTCAATTAAAAAAAGCATCCATTTGTTCCTAGTTCAAACTATTCACTATTCATACCGATAACAAGTAAAACAGTTCAATCTTTTAGTGCTCGTGAAGAAGTTAAATTTGAAACAAGTAAAATGACTCAAAATGCGGAAAAAAGAGATAAAAAGCAAGCCCGTAAAGAGGACATAAAGACATGAACAATAATAGGAAAAAGTTTTAAGGATTGTTTCATACCCAACTGCTGCAACCAGGTATCTTCCTAAGACCCTTCTCACTCATTTTTTGACGCAACAGCGCAACATCTAACCACCGATTTGCGGCAGCATAGATGTCTGACAGAAGCACGTAGTTACCAGTATTTTGAGGTTCAAGTTCAAAAAGTCTTCGGGATACCTCCTCCCCTACTTCAATGTCACAGTGTAGCTTACAAGCCCCAAGAAGTGCACCCCAAGCACCAGCATGAGGTTCAACAGGCATCGACCTTATAATTTCATACGCATCTTTAAGTTTTCCTGATCTTCCAAGAAGGTCTACTACACATGCATAATGATCCGGAGAAGGATTGACAGAATATTTGTTTATCATTAGATTAAAGATCCGGCAACCCTCTTTAACAAGTTCCGCACGACTACAAGCAGTCAGAATTACCTTTAAGGAAACATCATCAGGCACAAGCCCCTCGTTCAGCATCCTATCAAAGAAAGCTACAGCCTGAGAACCACAGCCATGAATAGACAGGCCTTGTATCATTGAACAATATGATACTAGATCACGCTTAGGCATTCCCTCAAACAGCATTGTTGCCCTTTCCATATTCCCACACTTAGCGTTCATATCCACAAGGGCTGCAGCTATATGCACTTGATTAAGGTCAAATGAATTTTGGCTCATATAATTTTCCACCCAATTTGCCAGGTCCAGACGACCTAACTGAGAACACGCACACATCAAACTTACCATTATAAACTCATCTGGTCTAACATTCATTGACAACATTTCATGGAAAATTTTGATAGCTTCATTGGGCTGCCCGTTCTGAGCATACCCAGATATCAAAGCAGACCAAGAAATTATGTCTCTGCTAAAAGACTGATCGAACAGGAACCTCGCTGAAGCCATGTCACCAGCCTTAGCATAACCATCAATCATAGTAGTAAAAGATACTGCATCCTTGTCAGGCATACTATCAAACAGTTTCCTGGCACTGACCAAATCACCAAACCTCACAAATGCACTAATCATTGCATTCCACGAGACTATATTCCTCTTGGGCATTTCATCAAATAATTTCCTCGCTTGCAATAAATCACCAAAATATATATAGCCAACAATCATAGCAGTCCATGTAACCTCATTCCTTAGAGGCATTTCATTAAAGATTCTACGTGCATGCTCAATCTGATTGCATTTCCCATAAAGATCAATCAAGCTGGATCCTACATACACATCACTATCAGTTCCATATCTAAT
Coding sequences:
- the LOC132626942 gene encoding putative pentatricopeptide repeat-containing protein At5g37570 isoform X1, whose product is MSLISKCLTTSTEPSSLSIPILNLLRACKTIKNLLQVHTHIIQKGYEQDHFIINQFISLCNTFSSDVSYATSVFERVIQPNVYVWNTLIKGYSKQSSLAGCFVILKQMKRSMNVIPDKYTFPSLVKSCSNALALREGQTVHGLIIRYGTDSDVYVGSSLIDLYGKCNQIEHARRIFNEMPLRNEVTWTAMIVGYIYFGDLLQARKLFDEMPKRNIVSWNAMISAFVRFGDLVSARKLFDSMPDKDAVSFTTMIDGYAKAGDMASARFLFDQSFSRDIISWSALISGYAQNGQPNEAIKIFHEMLSMNVRPDEFIMVSLMCACSQLGRLDLANWVENYMSQNSFDLNQVHIAAALVDMNAKCGNMERATMLFEGMPKRDLVSYCSMIQGLSIHGCGSQAVAFFDRMLNEGLVPDDVSLKVILTACSRAELVKEGCRIFNLMINKYSVNPSPDHYACVVDLLGRSGKLKDAYEIIRSMPVEPHAGAWGALLGACKLHCDIEVGEEVSRRLFELEPQNTGNYVLLSDIYAAANRWLDVALLRQKMSEKGLRKIPGCSSWV
- the LOC132626942 gene encoding putative pentatricopeptide repeat-containing protein At5g37570 isoform X2, whose translation is MSLISKCLTTSTEPSSLSIPILNLLRACKTIKNLLQVHTHIIQKGYEQDHFIINQFISLCNTFSSDVSYATSVFERVIQPNVYVWNTLIKGYSKQSSLAGCFVILKQMKRSMNVIPDKYTFPSLVKSCSNALALREGQTVHGLIIRYGTDSDVYVGSSLIDLYGKCNQIEHARRIFNEMPLRNEVTWTAMIVGYIYFGDLLQARKLFDEMPKRNIVSWNAMISAFVRFGDLVSARKLFDSMPDKDAVSFTTMIDGYAKAGDMASARFLFDQSFSRDIISWSALISGYAQNGQPNEAIKIFHEMLSMNVRPDEFIMVSLMCACSQLGRLDLANWVENYMSQNSFDLNQVHIAAALVDMNAKCGNMERATMLFEGMPKRDLVSYCSMIQGLSIHGCGSQAVAFFDRMLNEGLVPDDVSLKVILTACSRAELVKEGCRIFNLMINKYSVNPSPDHYACVVDLLGRSGKLKDAYEIIRSMPVEPHAGAWGALLGACKLHCDIEVGEEVSRRLFELEPQNTGNYVLLSDIYAAANRWLDVALLRQKMSEKGLRKIPGCSSWV